Proteins encoded by one window of Pseudomonas sp. PSKL.D1:
- a CDS encoding MFS family transporter: MTSAYYTGEERSKRIFAIVGASSGNLVEWFDFYVYAFCAIYFAPAFFPSDDPTVQLLNTAGVFAAGFLMRPIGGWIFGRLADRHGRKNSLMISVLMMCFGSLMIACLPTYSSIGTWAPALLLLARLIQGLSVGGEYGTTATYMSEVALRGQRGFFASFQYVTLIGGQLLAVLVVVILQQLLTEDELRAWGWRIPFVVGAIAALISLMLRRSLHETSSAETRNDKEAGTIKGLFRHHAAAFITVLGYTAGGSLIFYTFTTYMQKYLVNTAGMTAKNASYVMTGALFLFMVMQPFFGMLSDRIGRRNSMLLFGALGTLFTVPLLMALKTVSSPFMAFVLVSVALCIVSFYTSISGLVKAEMFPPQVRALGVGLAYAVANAAFGGSAEYVALGLKTMGMENTFYWYVTAMMAIAFLFSLRLPKQAAYLHHDN; this comes from the coding sequence ATGACCTCAGCCTATTACACCGGCGAAGAACGCAGTAAGCGCATTTTCGCCATCGTCGGTGCCTCATCCGGCAACCTGGTGGAATGGTTCGACTTCTACGTCTACGCCTTCTGCGCCATCTACTTTGCCCCGGCTTTCTTCCCCTCCGACGACCCTACCGTGCAGTTGCTCAACACGGCTGGCGTGTTCGCCGCGGGCTTTTTGATGCGCCCGATCGGTGGCTGGATCTTCGGCCGCCTGGCCGACCGCCACGGTCGCAAGAATTCCCTGATGATCTCGGTGCTGATGATGTGCTTCGGCTCCCTGATGATCGCCTGCCTGCCCACCTACAGCAGCATCGGTACCTGGGCACCGGCCCTGCTGTTGCTTGCACGCCTGATTCAGGGCCTGTCGGTGGGTGGCGAGTATGGCACTACCGCCACTTATATGAGTGAGGTGGCCTTGCGCGGCCAGCGCGGTTTCTTTGCGTCGTTCCAGTACGTCACCCTGATTGGTGGCCAGTTGCTTGCCGTGCTGGTGGTGGTGATCCTGCAACAACTGCTCACTGAAGATGAGCTGCGTGCCTGGGGCTGGCGCATTCCGTTCGTGGTAGGTGCGATTGCCGCGCTTATCTCGCTGATGCTGCGCCGTTCGCTGCATGAAACCAGCAGCGCCGAAACCCGCAATGACAAGGAAGCGGGCACCATCAAGGGCCTGTTCCGCCACCACGCTGCGGCGTTCATCACCGTGCTGGGTTACACCGCCGGCGGCTCGCTGATTTTCTACACGTTCACCACCTACATGCAGAAGTACCTGGTCAATACCGCCGGCATGACGGCCAAGAACGCCAGCTATGTGATGACGGGTGCATTGTTCCTGTTCATGGTGATGCAGCCGTTCTTCGGCATGTTGTCCGATCGCATCGGGCGGCGTAATTCGATGCTGCTGTTCGGTGCTTTGGGTACCCTGTTCACCGTGCCCCTGCTGATGGCGCTGAAAACCGTGAGCAGCCCGTTCATGGCGTTTGTGCTGGTGTCCGTGGCCTTGTGCATCGTCAGTTTCTACACCTCCATCAGCGGCCTGGTGAAAGCCGAGATGTTCCCGCCTCAGGTACGTGCGCTGGGTGTTGGCCTGGCCTATGCCGTGGCGAACGCGGCGTTTGGCGGTTCTGCCGAATACGTGGCACTGGGCTTGAAAACCATGGGCATGGAGAACACCTTCTACTGGTACGTGACAGCGATGATGGCAATCGCCTTCCTGTTCAGCCTGCGTTTGCCGAAGCAGGCCGCGTATCTGCATCACGACAATTAA
- a CDS encoding LysR family transcriptional regulator, with translation MDLRQLRYFIALTEYRSFVRAAEAMGITQPAFSRAIQSLEQNFGCPLVDRASKALPPTPEGLVVLQHARRLVQGAAQLSNDVLQMTKLDAGELHFGSGPALAVQLVPDALRHFMDTHPGIRTALLVDNAERLGQALRREQIEFFVDDIRPFEADPNFHTTPLTPRPGLFFCRPGHPLLAKDSLSTNDLFAYPLASALLAPGVRKRLANLSGRSDFTPHLQTEHLPVLLNVVQSTNAIGTASEEAVAQELAAGALVRLHWRNLPPALDVLSVRCGVISRSGYRLSPAARAMIQTLTELDAPKRTAAIR, from the coding sequence ATGGACCTTCGCCAACTGCGCTACTTCATCGCCCTCACCGAATACCGCAGTTTCGTCCGCGCCGCCGAAGCCATGGGCATCACCCAACCCGCCTTCAGCCGCGCCATCCAAAGCCTCGAACAGAACTTCGGCTGCCCCCTCGTCGACCGCGCCAGCAAAGCCCTGCCGCCCACCCCCGAAGGACTCGTGGTTCTGCAGCACGCCCGTCGGCTAGTGCAAGGGGCCGCGCAGCTAAGCAACGACGTGCTGCAAATGACCAAGCTTGACGCCGGTGAACTGCATTTCGGCAGCGGCCCGGCCCTGGCCGTGCAATTGGTCCCGGATGCTTTGCGGCATTTCATGGATACCCACCCCGGCATCCGCACCGCCCTGCTGGTAGACAATGCCGAACGCCTCGGCCAGGCCCTGCGCCGCGAACAAATCGAATTTTTTGTCGACGACATACGCCCGTTCGAAGCCGACCCTAATTTTCACACCACCCCCCTCACCCCGCGCCCCGGCCTGTTCTTCTGCCGCCCCGGCCACCCGCTGCTGGCCAAGGACAGCCTCTCGACCAACGACCTGTTCGCCTACCCGCTGGCCAGCGCCCTGCTCGCCCCCGGCGTGCGCAAACGCCTGGCCAACCTGAGCGGTCGCAGTGACTTCACGCCACACCTTCAGACTGAGCACCTGCCCGTATTGCTCAATGTGGTGCAAAGCACCAATGCCATCGGCACCGCCAGCGAAGAAGCAGTCGCCCAAGAGCTGGCCGCTGGCGCCCTGGTGCGCCTGCATTGGCGCAACCTGCCGCCGGCACTGGATGTGCTCAGCGTGCGTTGTGGGGTAATCAGCCGCAGCGGTTATCGCCTGTCGCCTGCGGCTCGGGCGATGATCCAGACCCTGACCGAACTGGATGCGCCAAAGCGAACAGCTGCCATTCGCTGA
- the pcaC gene encoding 4-carboxymuconolactone decarboxylase, giving the protein MDEKQRYDAGMQVRRAVLGDAHVDRSLEKLNDFNGEFQEMITRHAWGDIWTRPGLPRHTRSLITIAMLIGMNRNDELKLHLRAAANNGVTRDEIKEVLMQSAIYCGIPAANATFHLAESVWDELGVESRA; this is encoded by the coding sequence ATGGATGAGAAACAACGCTACGACGCCGGCATGCAGGTACGCCGCGCGGTGCTGGGCGATGCCCATGTGGACCGCAGCCTGGAGAAGCTCAACGACTTCAATGGCGAGTTTCAGGAAATGATCACCCGGCATGCCTGGGGTGATATCTGGACCCGCCCTGGCCTGCCACGGCACACCCGCAGCCTGATTACCATTGCCATGCTGATCGGCATGAACCGCAATGACGAGCTGAAACTGCACCTGCGTGCGGCGGCCAACAATGGCGTGACCCGCGACGAGATCAAGGAAGTGCTGATGCAGAGTGCGATTTACTGCGGCATTCCCGCGGCCAATGCCACGTTCCACCTGGCGGAGTCGGTGTGGGATGAGTTGGGTGTAGAGTCGCGGGCCTAA
- the pcaD gene encoding 3-oxoadipate enol-lactonase: MAHLQLADGVLNYQLDGPADAPVLVLSNSLGTDLGMWDSQIPLWSEHFRVLRYDTRGHGASLVSPGPYSIEQLGQDVLALLDALDIQHAHFVGLSMGGLIGQWLGINAGARLHSLTLCNTAAKIANDEVWNTRIDTVLKGGQQAMVDLRDASIARWFTPAFAEAQPQEAQRICQMLAQTSPEGYAANCAAVRDADYREQLGRIQVPTLIVAGTEDVVTTPEHGRFMQAGIIGATYAEFPAAHLSNVEIGEAFSRRVLDFLLAR; the protein is encoded by the coding sequence GTGGCGCACTTGCAACTGGCCGATGGCGTATTGAACTACCAACTCGACGGCCCGGCCGATGCCCCGGTGCTGGTGTTGTCCAACTCGCTGGGTACCGACCTGGGCATGTGGGACAGCCAGATTCCGCTGTGGAGCGAGCACTTCCGAGTGCTGCGCTACGACACCCGTGGCCATGGCGCCTCGCTGGTCAGCCCGGGCCCTTACAGCATCGAACAACTGGGCCAGGACGTACTGGCACTGCTCGATGCCCTGGACATCCAGCACGCTCACTTTGTTGGCCTGTCCATGGGCGGGCTGATCGGCCAGTGGCTGGGTATCAACGCTGGCGCACGCCTGCACAGCCTGACCCTGTGCAACACAGCGGCGAAAATCGCCAATGACGAGGTGTGGAATACCCGCATCGACACCGTGCTAAAAGGCGGCCAGCAAGCCATGGTCGACCTGCGCGATGCCTCCATCGCCCGCTGGTTCACCCCGGCGTTTGCCGAGGCTCAGCCGCAAGAGGCCCAACGCATCTGCCAGATGCTGGCGCAAACCAGCCCTGAAGGTTATGCGGCCAATTGTGCTGCCGTGCGCGATGCCGATTACCGTGAGCAGTTGGGCCGTATCCAGGTGCCGACCCTGATCGTGGCCGGTACTGAAGACGTGGTGACCACCCCGGAACATGGCCGCTTCATGCAGGCCGGTATCATCGGTGCCACCTATGCCGAATTCCCGGCAGCGCACCTGTCCAACGTCGAAATCGGCGAGGCATTCAGCCGCCGGGTGCTCGACTTTTTGCTGGCTCGCTGA
- a CDS encoding Mpo1 family 2-hydroxy fatty acid dioxygenase yields the protein MKNLVDHLSQYANYHRDPRNIATHFVGIPLIVVAVTILLSRPGWELGGAWLSPALIAAAASVWFYLRLDLRFGLVMGLLLGLCLWVGQVLAMQSTALWLSAGLGAFVVGWIIQFVGHYYEGRKPAFVDDVSGLIIGPLFVVAEAAFMLGLCPELKRAVEANAGPVAIRAL from the coding sequence ATGAAAAACCTCGTCGACCACCTGAGCCAGTACGCCAATTACCACCGCGACCCACGCAACATCGCCACCCACTTTGTGGGCATCCCGCTAATCGTGGTGGCCGTGACCATCCTGTTGTCGCGCCCCGGTTGGGAGCTGGGCGGCGCTTGGCTCTCGCCGGCGCTGATCGCGGCAGCGGCATCGGTGTGGTTCTACCTACGCCTGGACCTGCGCTTCGGCCTGGTCATGGGGTTGCTGCTAGGGCTTTGCCTGTGGGTTGGCCAGGTATTGGCCATGCAGAGCACCGCATTGTGGCTGAGTGCCGGGTTGGGTGCATTCGTGGTGGGCTGGATCATCCAGTTTGTGGGGCATTACTACGAAGGGCGCAAGCCAGCGTTCGTCGATGATGTGAGCGGGTTGATCATCGGGCCGCTGTTTGTCGTGGCGGAAGCTGCATTCATGCTGGGGCTGTGCCCGGAACTGAAGCGTGCGGTGGAGGCTAATGCGGGGCCAGTTGCCATACGCGCCCTGTAG
- a CDS encoding CoA-transferase subunit beta, with protein MSYSTSEMMTVAAARRLRNGAVCFVGIGLPSKAANLARLTSSPDVVLIYESGPIGAKPSVLPLSIGDGELAETADTVVPTGEIFRYWLQGGRIDVGFLGAAQVDRFGNINTTVVGDYFAPKTRLPGAGGAPEIAGSAKQVLIILKQSTRAFVDKLDFITSVGHGEGGDSRKRLGLPGEGPVGIITDLCIMEPEAGTNEFVVTSIHPGVTREQIVAATGWAIRFADDVQTTSEPTDVELGALRDLEARTAVAHGQVAGEA; from the coding sequence ATGAGCTACTCCACCTCTGAAATGATGACCGTTGCCGCTGCTCGTCGCCTGCGCAACGGCGCAGTCTGCTTCGTGGGTATCGGCCTGCCGTCCAAGGCTGCCAACCTGGCGCGCCTGACCTCGTCGCCCGATGTGGTGCTGATTTACGAGTCTGGCCCGATTGGCGCCAAGCCAAGCGTGCTGCCGCTGTCGATCGGTGACGGCGAGCTGGCCGAAACCGCCGACACCGTGGTGCCGACCGGCGAGATCTTCCGCTACTGGCTGCAGGGTGGCCGCATTGACGTGGGCTTCCTGGGCGCTGCGCAGGTTGACCGCTTTGGCAACATCAACACCACCGTGGTGGGTGATTACTTCGCACCGAAAACCCGCCTGCCGGGTGCCGGTGGTGCGCCGGAAATCGCCGGTTCCGCCAAGCAGGTGCTGATCATCCTCAAGCAGTCGACCCGTGCCTTCGTCGACAAGCTGGATTTCATTACCTCGGTTGGCCATGGCGAGGGCGGCGATTCGCGCAAACGCCTGGGCCTGCCGGGCGAAGGGCCGGTGGGTATCATCACCGACCTGTGCATCATGGAGCCGGAAGCCGGCACCAACGAGTTTGTGGTGACTTCGATCCACCCGGGTGTGACCCGCGAGCAGATCGTTGCCGCTACCGGCTGGGCCATCCGCTTTGCCGACGACGTGCAGACCACCAGCGAACCGACCGACGTCGAACTGGGTGCCCTGCGTGACCTCGAAGCCCGCACTGCCGTGGCCCATGGCCAGGTCGCTGGAGAAGCCTGA
- the pcaF gene encoding 3-oxoadipyl-CoA thiolase, translated as MMRDVFICDAIRTPIGRFGGALAGVRADDLAAVPLKALIERNPTVQWDQVDEVFFGCANQAGEDNRNVARMALLLAGLPESIPGVTLNRLCASGMDAIGTAFRAIASGEMELAIAGGVESMSRAPFVMGKAESGYSRNMKLEDTTIGWRFINPLMKSQYGVDSMPETADNVADDYKVSRADQDAFAVRSQQKAAAAQAAGFFAEEIVPVRIAHKKGETVVERDEHLRPDTTLEALTKLKPVNGPDKTVTAGNASGVNDGAAALILASAEAVKKHGLTPRARVLGMASAGVAPRVMGIGPVPAVRKLTERLGVAVSDFDVIELNEAFASQGLAVLRELGVADDAPQVNPNGGAIALGHPLGMSGARLVLTALHQLEKSGGRKGLATMCVGVGQGLALAIERV; from the coding sequence CTGATGCGCGACGTATTTATCTGTGACGCCATCCGCACCCCGATTGGCCGCTTCGGCGGCGCCCTGGCCGGCGTGCGTGCCGACGACTTGGCGGCGGTGCCGTTGAAGGCGCTGATCGAGCGCAACCCGACCGTGCAGTGGGACCAGGTAGACGAAGTATTCTTCGGCTGCGCCAACCAGGCCGGTGAAGACAACCGTAACGTGGCGCGCATGGCGCTGCTGCTGGCGGGCCTGCCCGAGAGCATCCCCGGCGTAACCCTCAACCGCCTGTGCGCTTCGGGCATGGATGCCATCGGCACCGCCTTCCGCGCCATTGCCAGCGGTGAAATGGAGCTGGCCATCGCCGGTGGCGTCGAGTCGATGTCGCGTGCGCCGTTCGTGATGGGCAAGGCCGAGAGCGGCTACTCGCGCAACATGAAGCTTGAAGACACCACCATCGGCTGGCGTTTCATCAACCCGCTGATGAAAAGCCAGTATGGCGTGGACTCCATGCCGGAGACCGCCGACAACGTGGCCGACGATTACAAGGTTTCCCGCGCTGACCAGGACGCGTTCGCCGTGCGCAGCCAGCAAAAGGCCGCCGCGGCCCAGGCTGCCGGCTTCTTCGCTGAAGAGATCGTGCCGGTGCGTATCGCTCACAAGAAGGGCGAAACCGTGGTCGAACGTGACGAGCACCTGCGCCCGGACACCACCCTGGAAGCATTGACCAAGCTCAAGCCGGTCAATGGCCCGGACAAGACCGTCACCGCAGGCAACGCCTCCGGCGTCAATGATGGTGCTGCTGCGCTGATTCTGGCCTCGGCCGAGGCCGTGAAAAAGCACGGCCTGACCCCGCGTGCCCGTGTACTGGGCATGGCCAGCGCCGGCGTGGCGCCGCGCGTAATGGGTATTGGCCCGGTGCCGGCGGTGCGCAAGCTGACCGAGCGTTTGGGTGTGGCGGTGAGCGATTTTGATGTGATCGAGCTTAACGAAGCCTTTGCCAGCCAAGGTTTGGCCGTGCTGCGTGAGCTGGGTGTGGCCGATGATGCGCCGCAGGTGAACCCGAACGGTGGCGCGATTGCCTTGGGCCACCCGTTGGGCATGAGCGGCGCGCGTCTGGTGCTGACGGCATTGCATCAGTTGGAAAAGAGCGGCGGGCGTAAGGGCCTGGCGACGATGTGTGTCGGGGTTGGCCAGGGGTTGGCGTTGGCCATCGAGCGGGTTTGA
- a CDS encoding 3-carboxy-cis,cis-muconate cycloisomerase: MTNQLFDAYFTAPAMREIFSDRGRLQGMLDFEAALARAEAGAGLVPHSAVAAIEAACKAERYDVRALADAIATAGNSAIPMVKALGKVIASGVPEAERYVHLGATSQDAMDTGLVLQLRDALDLVEADLAKLADTLSRQALMHADTPLVGRTWLQHATPVTLGMKLASVLGALTRHRQRLKELRPRLLVLQFGGASGSLAALGSKALPVAEALAEQLKLTLPEQPWHTQRDRLVEFASVLGLVAGSLGKFGRDISLLMQTEAGEVFEPSAPGKGGSSTMPHKRNPVGAAVLIGAATRVPGLLSTLFAAMPQEHERSLGLWHAEWETLPDICCLVSGALRQAQVIAEGMEVDAERMRRNLDLTQGLVLAEAVSIVLAQRLGRDRAHHLLEQCCQRAVAEQRHLRAVLGDEPQVSAELSAEELDRLLDPAHYLGQARVWVARAVAEHQHFTA, from the coding sequence ATGACCAACCAGCTGTTCGACGCCTATTTCACCGCCCCGGCCATGCGCGAGATCTTCTCTGACCGTGGCCGCCTGCAAGGCATGCTCGACTTCGAAGCCGCCCTGGCCCGGGCCGAGGCTGGCGCCGGGCTGGTGCCGCACAGTGCGGTGGCCGCCATTGAAGCCGCGTGCAAGGCCGAGCGCTACGACGTGCGGGCGTTGGCCGATGCCATCGCAACTGCCGGCAATTCGGCGATCCCGATGGTCAAGGCGCTGGGCAAGGTAATCGCCAGTGGCGTGCCCGAGGCCGAGCGGTATGTGCACCTTGGGGCTACCAGCCAGGATGCGATGGACACCGGGTTGGTCTTGCAGTTGCGCGATGCCCTGGACCTGGTCGAGGCGGATTTGGCGAAGCTGGCCGACACGTTGTCGCGACAGGCGCTGATGCATGCTGATACCCCGCTGGTTGGCCGCACCTGGCTGCAGCACGCTACGCCCGTGACTTTGGGCATGAAGCTTGCCAGTGTGCTTGGCGCGCTGACGCGCCATCGCCAGCGTCTGAAGGAACTGCGCCCGCGTTTGCTGGTGCTGCAGTTTGGTGGCGCATCGGGCAGCCTGGCAGCGCTGGGCAGCAAGGCATTGCCGGTGGCCGAAGCGCTTGCCGAACAATTGAAGCTGACCCTGCCCGAGCAGCCTTGGCACACCCAGCGGGACCGCCTGGTGGAGTTCGCCTCGGTACTGGGGCTGGTTGCCGGCAGCCTGGGCAAGTTCGGCCGTGACATCAGCCTGCTGATGCAAACCGAAGCGGGGGAGGTGTTCGAGCCTTCCGCGCCGGGCAAGGGCGGCTCTTCGACCATGCCGCACAAGCGCAACCCGGTGGGCGCAGCCGTGCTGATCGGCGCCGCGACCCGTGTGCCGGGCCTGCTGTCGACGCTGTTTGCCGCCATGCCTCAGGAGCATGAGCGCAGCCTCGGCCTGTGGCATGCCGAATGGGAAACCCTGCCAGACATCTGCTGCCTGGTTTCCGGCGCCTTGCGCCAGGCCCAGGTGATTGCCGAAGGCATGGAGGTGGACGCTGAGCGCATGCGCCGCAACCTCGACCTGACCCAGGGCCTGGTGCTGGCCGAGGCGGTAAGCATCGTGCTTGCCCAGCGCCTGGGCCGAGACCGCGCCCACCACTTGCTGGAGCAATGCTGCCAGCGCGCCGTAGCCGAGCAGCGCCACCTGCGGGCAGTGCTGGGTGACGAGCCGCAAGTCAGCGCCGAACTGTCAGCCGAAGAGTTGGACCGCCTGCTCGACCCGGCCCATTACCTCGGCCAGGCCCGCGTCTGGGTGGCGCGTGCCGTGGCTGAACATCAACATTTCACTGCCTGA